The following are encoded in a window of Nibricoccus aquaticus genomic DNA:
- a CDS encoding glycosyl hydrolase gives MIRFSRLLPVFVLILVAGVSAMRAEGTPYALVRDFQNPPESAKPWVIWYWMQASVSREGITADLEAMKQAGIGGAYFMAIQDMPTPAWPITPVRQLTEEWWGMVMHAFKEADRLGLKIAMHACDGFATSGGPWITPELSMQRVVWSETRVSGGKTGKVFSGVLPQPPTKENYYRDIAVLAFPTQAGAGVSTRTVVPVVTTSEGADASMLPMGKEKARYRAEDAGWIQYAFAESFTARSLVVQPDGTNMQGLRLRVEASEDGKDFLFVAQLEPARQGWQHNAWEATFALPETTARYFRFVWDPAGSEPGSEDMDAAKWRPILKVTRLELSSEARIEQFEGKSGALWRIGKRTTSDILPEKLAVAKGTMVDLTSKLGADGKLNWDMPAGAWTILRVGHTSTGQHNETAGAGKGLEADKFNPAAARLNFDQWFGEAMRRAGPELSKRVLAGFHLDSWECGSQNWSPVFQKEFERRRGYDPRPWLPAMAGIPVESAEASETFLHDVRTTIGELIVDNFVGVYAELARVNGKRFTAESVSPVVTSDNMRHFEQVDLPMGEFWLRSPTHDKPNDMRDTISAARVYGKKIIGAEAFTELKLTWDEHPGMLKALGDRNYALGVNHFAYHVFMHNPWPDRKPGMTLGGVGTFFQRDQTWWRPGAAWFAYAHRVQAVLQQGVPVVDVAVFTGEEMPRRAVLPERLTTVLPGLMGEDAVKREAVRLANVGQPMKTVAEGVSSSANTTNPADWTDPLRGYAYDSINRDALLRLATVRDGRIVLPGGASYGVLVLPGANPMNPSGVPLSAEVAKRVGELKKLGAKIIDAPWTEETLDSLKIARDFVAMEKGEEADKVAWTHRRVEDVEVYFVSNQLERTRSLEFSLRVDGSVPEIWNTVTGEIIEARSWWREKGRTVLPLELAAAESVFVVFREKTTAMLKSERANQPFLRAMQELTGSWTVAFEKRPAAPGAPVYAEALFDWSKHSDAAVRHFSGTAQYKRVFSFNAASSRGRRVWLDLGEVANLAEVYVNGVNCGVAWTPPYHVEVTRALKDGDNELRVGVTNTWANRLIGDAELPEAERVTWTTAKIGMKGRPLLKAGLLGPVRLMREE, from the coding sequence ATGATCCGTTTTTCCCGTCTGCTGCCTGTTTTCGTTTTGATCCTGGTCGCTGGTGTTTCGGCGATGCGGGCGGAGGGAACACCGTATGCGCTCGTGCGCGATTTTCAGAATCCGCCGGAGTCGGCGAAGCCGTGGGTGATTTGGTATTGGATGCAGGCGTCGGTTTCGCGCGAAGGGATCACGGCGGATCTTGAAGCGATGAAGCAGGCGGGAATCGGCGGGGCGTATTTCATGGCGATCCAGGATATGCCGACTCCCGCGTGGCCGATTACGCCGGTGCGACAGCTCACAGAGGAATGGTGGGGCATGGTGATGCATGCGTTTAAGGAGGCGGACCGGCTGGGGCTGAAGATCGCGATGCATGCGTGCGATGGATTCGCGACGTCGGGCGGGCCGTGGATCACGCCGGAGCTTTCGATGCAGCGCGTGGTGTGGAGCGAGACGCGGGTGAGCGGCGGGAAAACGGGGAAAGTTTTTTCGGGCGTGCTGCCGCAGCCGCCGACGAAGGAAAATTATTATCGCGACATCGCGGTGCTGGCGTTTCCGACGCAGGCGGGCGCGGGCGTGTCGACGCGGACGGTGGTGCCGGTAGTGACGACGAGTGAGGGAGCTGATGCGTCGATGCTGCCGATGGGAAAAGAGAAGGCGCGTTATCGGGCGGAGGATGCGGGGTGGATTCAGTATGCGTTTGCGGAGTCGTTCACGGCGCGGTCGCTCGTGGTGCAGCCGGATGGGACGAACATGCAGGGGCTGCGGTTGCGCGTGGAGGCTAGCGAGGACGGGAAGGATTTTCTTTTTGTAGCGCAGCTCGAGCCGGCGCGTCAGGGGTGGCAGCACAATGCGTGGGAGGCGACCTTCGCGCTGCCGGAGACGACGGCGCGGTATTTTCGGTTTGTGTGGGATCCGGCAGGTTCGGAGCCGGGCTCGGAGGATATGGATGCGGCGAAGTGGCGACCGATTTTGAAAGTGACGCGGTTGGAGCTTTCGAGCGAGGCGCGCATCGAGCAGTTTGAGGGAAAGTCCGGAGCGCTCTGGCGTATCGGGAAGCGTACGACGTCGGATATTTTGCCGGAGAAGCTGGCGGTGGCCAAGGGGACGATGGTCGATCTCACGTCGAAGCTGGGCGCGGATGGGAAATTGAACTGGGATATGCCGGCGGGAGCGTGGACGATCCTGCGAGTCGGCCATACATCGACGGGGCAGCACAACGAGACGGCGGGCGCAGGCAAAGGGCTGGAGGCGGATAAGTTTAATCCGGCGGCGGCGCGGTTGAATTTCGATCAGTGGTTTGGCGAGGCGATGCGACGGGCGGGGCCGGAGCTGAGCAAGCGCGTGCTGGCGGGTTTTCACTTGGATAGCTGGGAGTGCGGGTCGCAGAACTGGTCGCCGGTTTTTCAGAAGGAGTTTGAGCGGCGGCGTGGGTACGATCCGCGGCCGTGGCTACCGGCGATGGCGGGGATTCCGGTGGAGAGCGCGGAGGCATCGGAGACGTTTTTGCACGATGTGCGGACGACGATCGGGGAGTTGATCGTGGATAATTTTGTCGGCGTTTATGCGGAGCTGGCGCGCGTGAATGGGAAGCGGTTCACGGCGGAGAGTGTGTCGCCGGTGGTCACGAGCGATAACATGCGGCACTTCGAGCAGGTGGATTTGCCGATGGGCGAGTTCTGGCTGCGGAGTCCGACGCACGACAAGCCGAACGACATGCGGGATACGATTTCGGCGGCGCGTGTTTATGGGAAGAAGATCATCGGGGCGGAGGCGTTCACCGAGCTGAAGCTGACGTGGGACGAGCATCCGGGGATGTTGAAGGCACTTGGGGACCGGAACTATGCGCTCGGGGTGAATCACTTCGCGTATCATGTTTTCATGCACAATCCGTGGCCTGATCGGAAGCCAGGGATGACGCTGGGTGGTGTGGGTACTTTCTTTCAGCGCGATCAGACGTGGTGGCGTCCCGGCGCGGCGTGGTTCGCTTATGCGCATCGCGTGCAGGCGGTGCTTCAGCAAGGAGTGCCGGTGGTGGATGTCGCGGTGTTTACGGGCGAGGAAATGCCGCGGCGGGCGGTGTTGCCGGAGCGGTTGACGACAGTTCTGCCAGGGTTGATGGGCGAGGATGCGGTGAAGCGTGAGGCGGTGCGGCTGGCAAATGTCGGTCAGCCGATGAAGACGGTGGCGGAGGGGGTTTCGAGTTCGGCGAACACGACAAATCCGGCGGACTGGACCGATCCGTTGCGCGGTTATGCTTACGACTCGATCAATCGTGATGCGCTGTTGCGGCTGGCGACGGTGCGGGATGGACGGATCGTGCTGCCTGGCGGAGCGAGTTATGGCGTGCTGGTTTTACCGGGCGCGAATCCGATGAATCCGAGCGGGGTGCCGTTGTCGGCGGAAGTGGCCAAGCGGGTGGGCGAGTTGAAGAAGCTCGGTGCGAAGATCATCGATGCGCCGTGGACGGAGGAGACCCTCGACTCGCTGAAGATCGCGCGGGATTTTGTGGCGATGGAGAAAGGCGAGGAGGCGGACAAGGTGGCTTGGACGCATCGGCGCGTGGAGGACGTGGAGGTTTATTTCGTTTCGAATCAATTGGAGCGGACGCGGTCGCTGGAGTTTTCGCTTCGCGTGGATGGGAGCGTGCCGGAGATTTGGAATACGGTGACGGGAGAGATCATTGAGGCGCGCAGCTGGTGGCGGGAGAAAGGACGCACGGTGCTGCCACTGGAGTTGGCGGCGGCGGAGTCGGTGTTTGTGGTGTTTCGTGAGAAGACGACTGCGATGCTCAAGAGCGAGAGAGCGAATCAGCCGTTTTTGCGCGCGATGCAGGAGCTGACTGGCAGCTGGACCGTGGCGTTTGAGAAACGTCCGGCGGCGCCGGGTGCGCCGGTTTATGCGGAGGCGCTTTTCGACTGGAGCAAGCACAGCGATGCGGCGGTGCGGCATTTTTCGGGGACGGCGCAGTACAAGCGCGTGTTTTCGTTTAACGCGGCGTCGAGTCGCGGGCGGCGCGTGTGGCTCGATCTTGGCGAGGTGGCGAATCTCGCGGAGGTTTATGTGAATGGCGTGAATTGCGGCGTGGCTTGGACGCCGCCTTATCACGTGGAGGTCACGCGGGCGCTCAAGGACGGTGACAACGAGCTGCGTGTCGGAGTCACGAATACGTGGGCGAACCGGTTGATCGGCGACGCGGAGTTGCCGGAGGCGGAGCGCGTCACGTGGACGACGGCAAAAATCGGCATGAAGGGGCGGCCGCTGCTGAAGGCGGGCTTGCTCGGGCCGGTGCGGCTGATGAGGGAGGAATGA
- a CDS encoding MFS transporter: MSTPTGKTSLTTRFSYALPDIGGQLLFGWIMGYLPYFYTDVYGISAAAVAWIALIARWVDALDAPIWGIIFDKTRSRFGKSRPWFLWLCGPFAIFGTLTFLTPDLGATAKLFYAAITYIIFNVIYTGINTPVTSILSALTTDSKERVTLTTFRMFGSKLGVLIVNLTGIEFAVWLGGGDDRKGFLLAMPMFAVASIILFLIAFRNLKETVAVETKPQPILGTFGALRGNWPWVIIFISSFLFWIGFISRVSVAPHFFEYVLHRKDLIKLANSLDFASLATAVLLPWFCRKASKGTVWALGLLGMTIGQLIVYLGVKNGLSVEIILTGWTIGFLASGVAMAMPFVVLSDSVDFGEWKTGIRAAGLLTAIGAAFCLKAGAGLGTALPMWILDAAGYVAKTEPTAAVVSAINAGIVWIPAACFGLAIVPVLFYGRFEKLEPQIRADLERRRAAQRT; encoded by the coding sequence GTGAGTACCCCAACCGGCAAGACCTCTCTTACCACGCGTTTTAGTTATGCTCTGCCGGATATCGGCGGGCAGTTGTTGTTCGGCTGGATCATGGGATACCTGCCATACTTCTACACGGACGTGTATGGAATTTCCGCGGCGGCGGTGGCGTGGATTGCATTGATCGCCCGCTGGGTGGATGCGCTGGATGCGCCGATCTGGGGAATCATCTTCGACAAGACGCGGAGTCGTTTTGGGAAGAGCCGTCCGTGGTTTCTGTGGCTGTGCGGGCCGTTCGCGATCTTTGGGACTCTGACATTTCTGACGCCGGATCTGGGAGCGACGGCCAAGCTCTTCTACGCGGCGATCACGTACATCATTTTCAACGTGATCTATACCGGTATTAACACGCCGGTGACGTCGATCCTATCGGCGCTCACGACGGATTCGAAGGAGCGCGTGACGCTGACGACCTTCCGGATGTTCGGCTCCAAGCTGGGGGTGCTCATCGTGAATCTCACGGGCATCGAGTTCGCGGTGTGGCTAGGTGGGGGCGATGATCGCAAAGGATTTTTGCTGGCGATGCCGATGTTTGCGGTAGCCTCGATAATCCTGTTTCTCATCGCGTTTCGGAATCTGAAGGAGACGGTCGCGGTGGAGACGAAACCGCAGCCGATTCTGGGCACGTTTGGCGCGCTGCGGGGAAACTGGCCGTGGGTGATTATTTTTATCAGCAGCTTTCTGTTCTGGATCGGCTTCATCTCGCGTGTCTCGGTGGCGCCTCATTTTTTCGAGTACGTGCTGCATCGGAAGGATCTGATCAAGCTAGCGAACAGTCTCGATTTTGCGTCGCTGGCGACGGCGGTTTTGCTCCCGTGGTTTTGTCGCAAGGCATCGAAGGGAACTGTGTGGGCGCTCGGTTTGCTGGGGATGACGATCGGGCAGCTGATTGTTTATCTCGGCGTGAAGAATGGGCTGTCGGTGGAAATTATCCTGACTGGCTGGACGATCGGGTTTCTCGCGAGCGGCGTGGCGATGGCGATGCCGTTCGTGGTGCTTTCGGACAGCGTCGATTTCGGCGAATGGAAGACTGGGATTCGCGCGGCGGGTCTGCTTACGGCGATCGGTGCGGCGTTTTGTTTGAAGGCCGGAGCGGGGTTGGGCACGGCGCTGCCAATGTGGATTCTCGATGCGGCGGGTTATGTCGCGAAGACGGAGCCGACGGCAGCGGTCGTGTCGGCGATCAATGCCGGCATTGTGTGGATTCCGGCGGCGTGCTTCGGACTGGCGATCGTACCGGTGCTTTTCTACGGACGTTTCGAGAAGCTTGAGCCGCAGATCCGCGCGGATCTTGAGCGTCGTCGGGCCGCGCAGAGGACGTAA
- a CDS encoding Gfo/Idh/MocA family protein, protein MKKLGLGVLGLGEGRSIISAGVNSPLWSVARLCDLSEELGKARCAEFGLDPKVYASSLETMLADPAVDVVGIYTPDHLHADHVIQTLKAGKHVICTKPFLHDLSRAREVLDAQKASGKQVFVGQSSRFFAPFTRQREHFESGAFGDIITVEAYYHADHRWFLKKEWAKNDAFKWLYGCISHPGDLVRWYLPDIEEVMGYSSLSENGRSLGLAHPDTFHFVMKATNGVTARVSGSYSGPVVPLQRDSNMSCILRCANGASQGDYYDLRYAWKIGSQSVVETFEDQDAHYFRFGGHSHHAGEYQNYIEYFARSITEGKTPKPDAREGIVTVALMQAMEESTQIGRPVKIKEVLGRFGLTDLMS, encoded by the coding sequence ATGAAAAAACTTGGACTCGGTGTTCTTGGACTCGGCGAAGGCCGCAGCATTATCTCGGCGGGCGTGAATAGCCCGCTTTGGTCTGTTGCCAGACTGTGCGATCTTAGTGAGGAACTGGGGAAGGCACGCTGCGCGGAGTTTGGACTCGATCCGAAGGTTTACGCGTCGTCGTTGGAAACGATGCTGGCGGACCCGGCGGTGGATGTGGTGGGGATTTATACGCCGGATCATCTCCATGCGGATCATGTGATCCAAACACTCAAGGCCGGGAAACACGTGATCTGCACGAAGCCGTTTCTGCACGATCTGAGTCGGGCGCGCGAGGTGCTCGATGCGCAGAAAGCGAGCGGGAAGCAGGTTTTCGTGGGGCAGAGCTCGCGGTTTTTCGCGCCGTTCACGCGGCAGCGGGAGCATTTTGAGAGCGGGGCGTTTGGCGACATCATCACGGTCGAGGCGTACTATCATGCAGATCATCGCTGGTTCTTGAAAAAGGAATGGGCGAAGAACGATGCGTTCAAATGGCTCTATGGTTGCATCAGCCATCCGGGTGATCTGGTGCGTTGGTATCTGCCGGACATCGAAGAAGTGATGGGATACTCGTCGCTCAGCGAGAATGGGCGGTCGCTCGGTCTCGCGCATCCGGATACGTTCCACTTTGTGATGAAGGCGACCAATGGCGTCACGGCGCGCGTGAGCGGGTCGTACTCGGGGCCGGTGGTGCCGCTGCAGCGTGATTCCAACATGAGCTGCATCCTGCGTTGCGCGAACGGCGCGAGTCAGGGCGACTATTACGATCTGCGCTATGCGTGGAAGATCGGCAGCCAGTCGGTCGTGGAGACGTTTGAGGATCAGGATGCGCACTATTTCCGCTTCGGCGGGCATTCGCATCACGCGGGCGAGTATCAGAATTACATCGAGTACTTCGCGCGTTCGATCACGGAGGGCAAAACGCCGAAGCCGGATGCGCGTGAGGGTATCGTGACGGTGGCGCTCATGCAGGCGATGGAGGAGTCTACGCAGATCGGGCGGCCAGTGAAAATCAAGGAGGTGCTCGGGCGGTTCGGACTGACGGATCTCATGAGTTAA
- a CDS encoding TonB-dependent receptor, with protein MNYHSPVRATATNRPRSVTARKLAMLLAAMAASSQLAPTPVVAQAAATGSIQGRVMNAANGMYLNNARVTVEGTSIETFTNEFGDFSLNDIPAGQVTIRTSYTGQEPQVTKVTVEAGKTATQNISFNAEQSTTGEDGTIVLNEFVVASDRFKNAQELATNEERYSTNIKNVVSTDSLGFVPGGNVGEFVKYLPGVQVGYGGSTTVNPSTASSIEVRGFGSDQTTILIDGLPVSSANAGGLTRETGLDTLSINNASRIEVIKVATPDMPAEAAGGTINLITKSAFEYAKPTTTVSLYLTANSEDLKFSKQQGPTDEKSYHILPSARVSVAIPLSEKLGLTVSLSSDNQYAPTNTVAADWTRIPTFFDNTALGGQTGTPVTNAKGESASLANPYLGKTTTSEYAWADYRLSGNIKLDWKPFTGLIINTNINYSSYEGYSTRRALEVSASSPMDWGPDYTVGRLASVTNGTTTTYRGPGNTARMTVEGFDKIGDTIAAYLKFRYNKGPFSLDGQASTSISNLDYVDIDNGHFSQIEMNLRDVGQVRFDGINNGVPALTTITKFDGSTVDHTSISSWTNATVDAGILDNHSQGTRDLYNINLRYQLDFLPFDLAVKTGFSRDERKDDQWGRGGAKYRYVGPNGLDTNGNGTPALTAEQLLDPNGRRSPGYGLPAQEWSSVYTLHKLYADNPSWFSDTATIGLQASNLRAQLTNTKHIKETNDAYYAMAESKLFDNRLNITVGGRQTNRKRVANQSVVDTKWNYVKNPDGSVYTDATFREGVKIDYSNAREYDPNLPNSTTYTTINDFNYTDPAYGLLAKFAAVGAIHPGHVLYGPNNTTGNPTQANTSNNLEAVRLAYGTKPIIAEAKDPVVPQVQLSYRVTDSLTAKMAWSREVALPRLESSVGGILTNTFSINEFVDPVEIAQNSGADGRITMSNAGLDPQTTQSWNFELGYYFSKGGKISVSYYYKEIENVWEAIVVPPSDASYALLLNSIGLDPALYPNYVVSSTINGSRNSTNTGYEIDIRQNLEFLGRYGRYFNIFANYSHKDTKRSAPSNSVVQILADSADDTYNGGITFATSRFQLALRGNYIAENLQRTTSSIVFNGVPVAAYDYTPEEFRVNVQADYTISKRYSFFLSANNVLNSDRKVQYRDAAYITPDYASTRNLTTFGVTITTGINAKF; from the coding sequence ATGAACTACCACAGTCCAGTTCGAGCCACCGCCACTAACCGGCCCCGCTCAGTCACCGCCCGCAAACTGGCGATGCTGCTGGCGGCCATGGCTGCATCGTCGCAGCTGGCCCCCACTCCAGTCGTCGCCCAAGCCGCCGCCACCGGCTCCATCCAAGGCCGTGTCATGAATGCGGCCAACGGCATGTACCTGAATAACGCGCGCGTTACCGTTGAAGGCACATCGATCGAAACCTTCACCAATGAATTCGGCGACTTCAGCCTGAATGACATTCCCGCAGGCCAGGTCACCATTCGCACCTCCTACACCGGTCAGGAGCCACAGGTCACAAAAGTCACCGTCGAAGCAGGAAAGACCGCCACCCAGAACATCTCTTTTAACGCCGAACAATCTACGACCGGCGAAGACGGCACCATCGTCCTGAACGAGTTCGTCGTCGCCTCCGACCGTTTCAAAAACGCGCAAGAACTCGCCACCAACGAAGAGCGGTACTCCACCAACATCAAAAACGTAGTCTCCACCGATTCCCTCGGCTTCGTCCCAGGCGGTAATGTCGGTGAATTCGTCAAATACCTCCCCGGCGTACAGGTCGGCTACGGCGGCAGCACCACCGTCAACCCTTCCACCGCCTCCAGCATCGAAGTCCGCGGCTTCGGCTCCGATCAGACCACCATCCTCATCGATGGCTTGCCTGTATCCTCTGCTAACGCCGGCGGTCTAACGCGTGAGACCGGTCTCGACACCCTCTCAATCAACAACGCCTCCCGCATCGAAGTCATCAAGGTGGCCACCCCCGATATGCCTGCGGAAGCGGCCGGCGGCACGATCAACCTCATCACCAAATCCGCCTTCGAGTACGCCAAGCCTACCACCACGGTCTCGCTCTACCTGACCGCCAACAGCGAGGACCTCAAGTTCAGCAAACAACAAGGCCCGACCGACGAGAAGAGCTACCACATCCTCCCCAGTGCCCGCGTCTCGGTTGCGATCCCCTTGAGTGAAAAACTCGGCCTCACCGTCTCCCTGTCCTCAGACAACCAATACGCCCCCACCAACACCGTAGCGGCCGATTGGACCCGCATTCCGACCTTTTTCGACAATACCGCTCTCGGCGGTCAGACCGGCACCCCGGTCACCAACGCCAAAGGTGAGTCAGCTAGCCTCGCCAATCCCTACCTCGGTAAAACTACCACCTCCGAGTACGCCTGGGCCGACTATCGCCTATCCGGCAACATCAAGCTCGATTGGAAGCCCTTCACCGGCCTGATCATCAATACCAACATCAACTACTCGAGCTACGAGGGCTACAGCACCCGCCGCGCCCTCGAGGTCAGCGCCAGCAGCCCGATGGACTGGGGCCCTGACTACACCGTCGGCCGCCTCGCCTCGGTCACGAACGGCACCACCACCACCTACCGGGGCCCCGGCAACACCGCCCGCATGACCGTCGAAGGCTTCGACAAAATTGGCGACACCATCGCGGCGTACCTGAAGTTCCGCTACAACAAAGGCCCCTTCTCCCTCGACGGCCAGGCCAGCACCTCGATCTCCAATCTCGACTACGTGGACATCGACAACGGCCACTTCTCGCAAATCGAGATGAACCTCCGTGATGTCGGTCAGGTCCGCTTCGACGGCATCAACAACGGCGTGCCCGCTCTGACCACCATCACCAAATTCGATGGCTCCACCGTCGATCACACCAGCATCTCGTCTTGGACCAATGCCACCGTGGACGCCGGTATCCTGGATAATCACTCCCAAGGCACCCGCGATCTCTACAACATTAACCTCCGCTACCAGCTCGATTTCCTCCCATTCGATCTCGCCGTCAAAACCGGCTTCAGCCGTGATGAACGTAAGGACGATCAATGGGGTCGTGGCGGCGCCAAGTACCGCTACGTCGGCCCCAACGGACTCGACACCAACGGCAACGGTACGCCCGCCTTGACCGCTGAGCAGCTCCTCGATCCCAACGGTCGCCGCTCCCCCGGCTACGGCCTCCCCGCTCAGGAATGGTCCAGCGTTTATACCCTCCATAAACTCTACGCCGATAACCCTTCGTGGTTCAGCGATACCGCCACCATCGGCCTCCAAGCCTCCAACCTGCGCGCCCAACTCACCAATACGAAACACATCAAGGAGACCAACGACGCCTACTACGCGATGGCGGAATCCAAGCTCTTCGACAACCGCCTCAATATCACCGTCGGCGGCCGTCAGACGAACCGCAAGCGCGTCGCCAATCAGTCCGTCGTCGATACCAAGTGGAACTACGTCAAAAATCCAGACGGCAGCGTGTACACCGACGCCACCTTCCGCGAAGGCGTCAAAATCGACTACTCCAACGCCCGTGAGTACGACCCGAACCTTCCCAACTCTACCACTTACACCACGATCAACGATTTCAACTACACCGACCCCGCCTATGGCCTTTTGGCTAAATTCGCCGCCGTTGGAGCCATCCATCCAGGTCACGTCCTCTACGGTCCCAACAACACCACCGGCAATCCCACCCAGGCCAACACCAGCAACAACCTCGAAGCTGTTCGCCTCGCCTACGGTACCAAACCCATCATCGCCGAAGCCAAAGACCCCGTCGTCCCCCAGGTTCAGCTCTCCTATCGCGTCACTGACTCTCTAACTGCGAAGATGGCTTGGAGCCGGGAAGTCGCTCTCCCCCGCCTCGAATCCAGCGTCGGCGGCATCCTGACCAATACCTTCAGCATTAACGAATTCGTTGACCCGGTTGAAATCGCTCAAAACTCAGGCGCTGACGGCCGTATCACGATGTCCAACGCCGGCCTCGATCCTCAGACCACCCAGTCTTGGAACTTCGAGCTCGGTTACTACTTCAGCAAGGGCGGTAAGATCTCCGTCAGCTATTACTACAAAGAGATCGAGAACGTCTGGGAAGCCATCGTCGTGCCTCCCTCCGACGCCTCCTATGCTCTCCTGCTGAACTCCATCGGCCTGGACCCCGCGCTCTACCCGAACTACGTCGTCTCCTCCACGATCAACGGCTCCAGGAACTCCACCAACACCGGCTACGAAATCGACATCCGCCAGAACCTCGAATTCCTCGGCCGCTACGGACGCTACTTCAACATATTCGCCAACTACAGCCACAAGGACACCAAGCGCAGCGCCCCCTCGAACAGCGTCGTCCAGATCTTGGCGGACTCCGCTGACGACACCTACAACGGCGGCATCACCTTCGCGACGAGCCGGTTTCAACTCGCTCTCCGCGGTAACTACATCGCCGAAAATCTCCAGCGCACCACCAGCAGCATCGTGTTTAACGGAGTCCCTGTGGCCGCCTACGATTATACCCCCGAAGAGTTCCGCGTAAACGTCCAGGCCGACTACACCATCAGCAAGCGTTACAGCTTCTTCCTCTCGGCTAACAACGTGCTCAACAGCGACCGCAAGGTTCAGTACCGCGACGCCGCTTACATCACCCCCGACTACGCCTCGACCCGCAACCTCACCACGTTCGGCGTCACGATCACCACCGGCATCAACGCCAAATTCTGA